In Terriglobales bacterium, the genomic stretch CTGGGCGAATCCTGGAATGTTGGCGTTGTTGGTCCTGCCGATGAGGGTGACCACGCCTTGCTGCACGCTCACCTGGATGGGCATGCGGCGCAGGGTGGGAGAATCATGCAGTGCCTGCTTCACATCCTGGAGGATCTGAGCGTCGTCCCGGGTGGGAGCGGCGCCGGTCGCGGCCGCCTGCGGAGACGCAGCGGGCGCGTGTATGCGATTCCACGCAAACACGGCGATGATCAGCAGCAGCAGCGCGCCCAGGCCGATGTAGCCCGCCTTGGGCAGCCAGGCAGGCAGGGCGGGCAGCGCCAAGCCTGGGCCTTTGGGCTTGCTCTCCTGGTAGACCGTCTGAGTCTGCTCCGGGCCGGGGCGGCCGCCTTGGGAGGGCCTGCTCTGGGGCGCCGGCGCCGACCCGGGTGGAGGCGTAGGCCGAGGGCGCGGCGTAGGAGTCGGCACCGCCACCCCGGGCACCGGCTTGGCTTCGACCTGGGCGGGAGGAGCCGCGCTCGGCCTGGGAGTGACCCCAGTCGGCGGTCCGGCGACGATGGTTGGGGTCTTCCTCGGCGGCGGCGGCGGTGGCGGCGGCGGTTCCTCCGGCTCCAGCTCGGGAGGCAGTTGGGCCTTCTTCATGGCCTCGAAGTCGACTCCCGCGAAGCGCACGCCGGAGTCGCGGTCGCGGCCCTTGTAACCGACGTCGAGGTCCTCGTCGTGGGCCGGGGGCGGCGGAGTGGGTGGCGGCGGGGCGGGCTTGACCTCGAACTCCGGAAGGGCCGCCGCGGCGGCGGCCGCCTTGGCGGCAGGAGCCGCGGCAGGCGCTGCGGAAGCCTCCCAATGATCGGGATCGCTGAGCGCCCGGGTCATCTCCTCGGCGCTCTGGAAGCGCTTGCCCGGTTCCTTCTCCAGGGCGCGCATCACCAGCGTCGAGACCTTCGCCGGAATGTCCCGCTCGGGGCAACGCTCGCGCGGAGGCTTGGCCTGGGCCTGCAAATGTTGCAGCAGCACGCCGATGGGCGTGTCGGAGTCGAAGGGCGGCGCCCCGGTCAGCATCTCGTAGAGGACGGCGCCCAGCGAGTAGAGGTCGGCGCGGCCGTCGATCTCGCTGCCGGGCTTGCCCATGGCCTGCTCGGGGGAGATGTACTGCGGCGTCCCCACCACCACCGAGGTCTGGGTGGGAGTGTAGCCGGGAGTGCCGATGGGTCCGCCCTCGCGCACGGTGGCGATGCCGAAGTCCAGCACCTTGGCGATGTCGCTGCCGTACTCCGACTTGGCGGGCATGGGGACGATGAGGATGTTGTCAGGCTTGATGTCGCGGTGGACGATGCCGAGCTTGTGGGCGGCGTCCAGGGCGGCGGTGACCTGGCGGGCGATGCGCACCGCCCGCTGCGCCGGCATGGGACCGCCTTCGTGCAGCACGGTGCGCAGGTTCTTGCCCTCCACGTAGTCCATCACGATGAAGGGGCGGCCGTCGTCGGTGGTGTCGAAGTCGTCGATGTGGACGGCGTTGGGATGGCGCAGCTTGCGCGCGATGATGGCTTCGTTCTTGAAGCGCTTGAGGAACTTCTCGTCGCGCGCCAACTGGTTGCTGACCACCTTGATGGCGCGGATCTCGTTGAAGGTCAGGTGCTTGGCGCGATAGACGGAGGCCATGCCGCCGGAGCCGATCTTGTCCAGGATCTCGTACTTGCCGCGCAGGATCATGCCCGGCACCAGCTCTTCGGTCTCCCGCAGGGGGGCCTGGTCCTTGGGGCACACCGAGAACTCGGGGGGATAGGTGGTGCGGCAGGTGTCGCAGTATTTCATCGCGGGAGCCTCGGCTCCTTACGAACGAAACACCGGGACATTGCAACTGAGGTCCCGAAGGGCGCGCAAGTCACTGCTGTCATACCGGGGGAAAAGACTGGGCAGATTTTACTACCCGCCGGGCCCAAAGGGCCCGGAAAAAAGCACCGGCCGGAGGTCGCACCCCCACCCTAACGGGCAGTGTCCGTTGGTCACCAGGGCGGGCCCAGCCGCCCAGGGCGGGCAGGGTTGCAGGCGAGCCCCCATTCCCGATAACCTTGGCAGGTTCAAGACGTCCAAGGACTACAACCCTCTACGTCCACAAGCGAGGTTCCCGCATGTTCCGCAAGATGATGCTCCTGGCAACTCTGATGTTGTGCGTGGGAATGGTGAGCGCCCAGATGCAGCCGGCCGCCGCCTCCGCGCCCGCCAAAATCACCTATCCCCAGACCAAGACCGGGGACACGGTCGACGACTACTTCGGCACCAAGGTCACCGACCCCTACCGCTGGCTGGAGGACGAGAATTCGCCCGAGACCAAGGCGTGGGTGGAGGCGGAGAACAAAGTCACCTTCGCGTACCTGGACACCATCCCGGAGCGCGCGGCCATCAAGGCGCGTCTGACCGAGCTGTGGAACTATGAGCGCTTCGGCAATCCCCGCAAGGAGGGCAGCCACTATTTCTTCGCGCGCAACTCCGGGCTGCAGAACCAGAGCGTGTGGTACCAGGTAGACTCGCTGGCGGGCGAGCCGCGGATGCTGCTCGACCCCAACACCCTCTCCGCC encodes the following:
- a CDS encoding protein kinase encodes the protein MKYCDTCRTTYPPEFSVCPKDQAPLRETEELVPGMILRGKYEILDKIGSGGMASVYRAKHLTFNEIRAIKVVSNQLARDEKFLKRFKNEAIIARKLRHPNAVHIDDFDTTDDGRPFIVMDYVEGKNLRTVLHEGGPMPAQRAVRIARQVTAALDAAHKLGIVHRDIKPDNILIVPMPAKSEYGSDIAKVLDFGIATVREGGPIGTPGYTPTQTSVVVGTPQYISPEQAMGKPGSEIDGRADLYSLGAVLYEMLTGAPPFDSDTPIGVLLQHLQAQAKPPRERCPERDIPAKVSTLVMRALEKEPGKRFQSAEEMTRALSDPDHWEASAAPAAAPAAKAAAAAAALPEFEVKPAPPPPTPPPPAHDEDLDVGYKGRDRDSGVRFAGVDFEAMKKAQLPPELEPEEPPPPPPPPPRKTPTIVAGPPTGVTPRPSAAPPAQVEAKPVPGVAVPTPTPRPRPTPPPGSAPAPQSRPSQGGRPGPEQTQTVYQESKPKGPGLALPALPAWLPKAGYIGLGALLLLIIAVFAWNRIHAPAASPQAAATGAAPTRDDAQILQDVKQALHDSPTLRRMPIQVSVQQGVVTLIGRTNNANIPGFAQAVVGAIPGVVQIDNQIDVVTGAAGYGSSSRAAPSSSRTESTTTSAPRPAPFGGATQEAPPVAGALPSASDENVGVQQMRIQQAIDMGNFRLSQGDYPGAARAFRRALALDPNNAAARAGLQRAERGH